ACAAATTTCTCTTTGTGCAAAGAAAAAAGCTATTTCATTTTTTGCATTTTCTAATGAATCAGATCCATGAACTGCATTTGCATCAATTGAATCAGCGAAATCTGCTCTAATTGTTCCAGCTGCTGCTTCTTTAGGATTTGTTGCACCCATTAATTCTCTATTTTTTGCCATTGCATTTTCACCTTCTAAAACTGAAACTACAACAGGTCCTGAAATCATGAACTCAACTAAATCTTTGAAAAAAGGTCTAGCTGCATGAACTGCGTAAAAAGCTTCAGCGTCTGCTTGGCTTAATTGTAATTTTTTTGTTGCTGCTATTTTTAATCCAGCTGATTCAAATCTGTCTAAGATTTTACCAACTACATTTTTTG
The DNA window shown above is from Arcobacter lacus and carries:
- the ndk gene encoding nucleoside-diphosphate kinase encodes the protein MEQTLSIIKPDAVAKNVVGKILDRFESAGLKIAATKKLQLSQADAEAFYAVHAARPFFKDLVEFMISGPVVVSVLEGENAMAKNRELMGATNPKEAAAGTIRADFADSIDANAVHGSDSLENAKNEIAFFFAQREIC